Proteins from a genomic interval of Acinonyx jubatus isolate Ajub_Pintada_27869175 chromosome B4, VMU_Ajub_asm_v1.0, whole genome shotgun sequence:
- the CSF2RB gene encoding cytokine receptor common subunit beta: MVLTRGLLPVALLALFWGPGVAGAQETIPLQTLQCYNDYHSHITCRWADTQDAQKFINLTLFRRLNENPPVPVSCDLSNDTGLSLDHPCAGCVPRRCVIPYKIFVLADKDYFSFRPDRPLGAQLTVTLDQNVQAPAPKDLQITAVGDRFLLTWRVAPPGSQSHWLSNLEYEVVYKQLQDSWEDAPTLYCNSSQAVLGPEHLLPSSTYVARVRARLAPSSELSGRPSQWSLEVLWHSQTGDKAQPQNLQCLFDGAAVLSCSWEVWSEVASSVSFTLFYKPTASAREEECSPVLKEHLPGLLVQHRCQIPVPDPRNHSQYAISVRVKEEEKFIKSSDHIQMAPPTLNVTKSRDGYALSWTTEEMLYKHIGHTFQIQYKKDADSWKESKTETLQNSHVMSLPPLEPFTRYQARVRVRPTPSGYNGVWSQWSEETFWDTEWVLPTWVLALILVFTTLALLPVLRFCGIYGYRLNRKWEEKIPNPSKSHLFQNGSAGLGLPGSMAVLTIRSPLHKGPRGSYFPEMEGVFPVDCRHSEVSPLTTEDPKDVHRSPCEPDTASATSDPCTERPPSPHPGPSAPAGRPESRVSGFDFNGPYLGLPRSHSLPDVTGPPEPPQRGVSQKPQPPGSLEYLCLPAGGQVQLVPLAQVMAQGRAKDLERNPGPEAEGNPSPESGAGLASPVYRLMVGGQGPKDRALTALPTGSGDLEDGVTASGYVTTADLALPWPPGLPSASKVHPLDLPSDRNDGLSLGPARRLCSVPAPTKPEIEGYVDIPLTPGQPPKSPLGSPAPPAASSPILSPGEAAPSPPHPEGLLVLQQVGDYCFLPGLGPGPLSPSSPGPCPEIGDHDHMFQAKKALRPAIPQVPAVRHFKALKQQDYLSLPPWDVSRPGEVC, encoded by the exons ATGGTGCTGACCCGGGGGCTCCTCCCTGTTGCCTTGCTGGCTCTGTTCTGGGGGCCCGGCGTGGCGGGGGCCCAAG AGACCATCCCACTGCAGACCCTACAGTGTTATAATGACTACCACAGCCACATCACCTGCAGGTGGGCAGACACTCAGGATGCCCAGAAGTTCATCAACCTGACTCTCTTCCGGAGGCTGAATGA GAACCCTCCAGTGCCAGTGTCCTGTGATCTCAGTAATGACACGGGCTTGTCGTTGGACCACCCCTGTGCCGGCTGCGTGCCCAGAAGATGTGTCATTCCCTACAAGATTTTTGTCCTCGCCGACAAAGACTACTTCTCATTCCGACCAGACAGGCCTCTGGGCGCCCAGCTCACCGTGACTCTGGACCAGAATG TGCAGGCCCCTGCACCCAAGGACCTCCAGATCACCGCTGTCGGGGACCGTTTCCTGCTGACCTGGAGGGTGGCCCCTCCGGGTTCCCAGAGCCACTGGCTGTCAAACCTGGAGTACGAGGTGGTCTACAAGCAGCTTCAGGACTCCTGGGAG gatGCCCCTACCCTCTACTGCAACTCCTCCCAGGCTGTCCTGGGGCCAGAGCACCTCCTTCCCAGCAGCACCTATGTGGCCCGAGTGCGCGCCCGCCTGGCCCCCAGCTCAGAGCTCTCGGGGCGGCCCAGCCAGTGGAGCCTGGAGGTTCTCTGGCACTCCCAGACAG GGGACAAGGCCCAGCCCCAGAACCTCCAGTGCTTGTTCGATGGGGCCGCCGTGCTCAGCTGCTCCTGGGAAGTGTGGTCCGAGGTGGCCAGCTCAGTCTCCTTCACCCTCTTCTACAAGCCCACCGCCAGTGCAAG GGAGGAGGAGTGCTCCCCGGTGCTGAAGGAACATCTCCCCGGCCTCTTGGTCCAGCACCGATGCCAGATTCCCGTGCCTGACCCCAGGAACCACAGCCAGTACGCCATCTCTGTTcgggtgaaggaggaggagaagtttATAAAGAGCTCAGACCACA TCCAGATGGCTCCCCCGACCCTCAATGTGACCAAGAGCAGAGACGGCTACGCCCTGTCCTGGACAACAGAGGAGATGCTTTACAAACACATAGGTCACACCTTCCAGATCCAGTACAAGAAAGACGCAGACTCATGGAAG GAGAGCAAGACGGAGACCCTCCAGAACTCCCACGTCATGTCACTGCCACCGCTGGAGCCCTTCACCAGGTACCAGGCGAGAGTGAGGGTCAGGCCCACCCCCAGCGGCTACAACGGGGTCTGGAGCCAGTGGAGTGAGGAGACCTTCTGGGACACGGAGTGGG TCCTGCCCACGTGGGTCCTGGCTCTCATCCTGGTGTTCACCACGCTGGCCTTGCTCCCTGTCCTGCGCTTCTGTGGCATCTATGGGTACAG GCTGAACCGGAAGTGGGAGGAGAAAATCCCAAACCCCAGCAAGAGCCACCTGTTCCAG aacGGGAGTGCCGGACTCGGGCTCCCAGGCAGCATGGCAGTACTCACCATCAGGAGCCCCTTACACAAGGGGCCGAGAGGCAGCTACTTCCCTGAAATGGAGGG GGTGTTTCCCGTAGACTGCAGGCACAGCGAAGTGTCACCTCTCACCACAGAGGACCCAAAAGATGTGCACAGATCACCATGTGAGCCTGACACAGCTTCAGCCACTTCGGACCCGTGCACGGAgcggccccccagcccccatccaggCCCGTCGGCCCCCGCGGGCAGGCCCGAGAGCCGGGTCTCCGGCTTCGACTTCAACGGCCCCTACCTGGGCCTACCCCGCAGCCACTCCCTGCCTGACGTGACGGGCCCCCCGGAGCCCCCACAGAGGGGTGTGAGCCAGAAGCCACAGCCTCCGGGGTCCCTGGAGTACCTGTGTCTGCCCGCGGGAGGACAGGTGCAGCTGGTTCCACTGGCCCAGGTGATGGCACAGGGCCGGGCCAAGGATTTGGAGAGGAACCCCGGCCCGGAGGCCGAAGGGAACCCCTCACCGGAGTCAGGGGCAGGCCTTGCCTCTCCTGTATACAGGCTGATGGTGGGCGGTCAGGGCCCAAAGGACAGGGCCCTCACGGCTCTGCCCACTGGCTCTGGGGACCTTGAGGACGGCGTCACGGCCTCTGGCTACGTCACCACCGCAGACCTGGCACTTCCCTGGCCCCCGGGGCTGCCATCTGCCTCCAAGGTCCACCCCCTGGACCTGCCCTCAGACCGGAACGACGGCCTCAGTCTTGGACCGGCCCGTAGGCTCTGTAGCGTCCCAGCCCCCACGAAGCCAGAAATCGAGGGCTATGTGGACATCCCTCTGACCCCAGGCCAGCCCCCCAAGTCCCCTCTGggcagccctgcccctcctgcagccAGCAGCCCCATCCTGAGCCCAGGGGAggcggcccccagccccccacacccCGAGGGGCTCCTGGTCCTGCAGCAAGTGGGCGACTACTGCTTCCTGCCTGGCCTGGGACCTggccctctctcaccctcttccccAGGACCCTGTCCTGAGATCGGGGACCACGACCACATGTTCCAGGCCAAGAAGGCCCTGCGCCCCGCCATTCCCCAGGTGCCAGCCGTCAGGCATTTCAAAGCCCTAAAACAGCAGGACTACTTGTCGCTGCCCCCCTGGGATGTCAGCAGGCCGGGGGAGGTGTGCTGA